CGGTTGAAATGGCCCGTACACCCAAAATAATCGGTGCATTCCACGGTGCGATACCGAGAATCACCCCGACCGGCTCTCTCAATGCTAACGCTAAACAGCCGGGTTTATCTGAAGGAATAGTCTCACCACCGATTTGAGTCGTCAGCGAAGCGGCTTCACGTAACATGGAGGCTGCTAAACCTAGGTTAAACATAGCCCAACCGGCGGTCGCGCCCACTTCATTCATCATCGCTTCAACAAATTCGGCATGGCGAGCTTCTAACGCTACAGCGGCTTTGTTGAGTATTGCGCGGCGGGCATTTGGCCCAAGCAATGACCATTTCTCGAATCCTGCCTGTGCTTTTTCAGCAATGGCAGCCATATCACTACCTTGCATTGCAACAGAAGTGCTTGCCAACTCACCTGTCAGTGGATTTTTACGTTCGAAATTCATAACATTCCCCTTTAACAACTGGATATTAATTAACTCATTTAGTTAAGCAGGACTATTCGATAGCCGTGCTTGCATAACCCGACCTAAATAGAACAGTGCCGCCGCTGAAAATAATGCTCCTAGCCCCATTGCAATAGATACATCCATCAAGTCAAAGCCGGATACAAATAGGTAACCAGCAATAACTGGCCCTAGTGCTGCACCGCCACGGCCTATACCAATGACTAAACCCGTACCGCTTCCTCTGACTTCAGCCGGAAATGCTTCCGCCATCAATGCATACAATCCGACTACACCAGCATTAGTAAAGAAACCCGTTGCGGCAGATATTAGCGACAAATTAAATAGCGATTGTGGTCCTAAACCAAAGATAACGACCATGCAAAAAGACAATACCAAGATCCCAATTAGTAACGGACGAAGTTGAAAACGACTTGCAAAAAGCCCAAGCAAAATAGCACCAATGGCACCACCAACATTTGCCCATACCAATACCGAACCGGCAGATGATGGCTCGAAACCGATATCAACCACAATTTTAGGGATCCATTTTAGAATGTAGTAAAATGTCATAATATGAGTAAAGTAAGCCGCTACGAGAAGAATGGTAATGCTGCGATATTGACCACTTATCAACAGTTTAAAACTGGAGGCATTATGGCTAACACTTTTTTCAGGTAATTGTGCTATTGGAGTATGTGCCATCTTTTGCAGATAATGGTTAATTTTCGACAGCGCATTTTGTGGTTGTTTGGTTACCAGAAAATTGATTGATTCAGGTAAATAAAAGAAACTTACAATCAGGAAAAGTCCAGTCACTATGCCGCCGAACACAAAAATAGCGTGCCACGAATAGTAATCTAGTAATACGGTTGCTACTGACCCGCCCAATATTGCACCTATGGGATATCCCGCCGCCATTAATATGACCGCTAGATTACGATATTTGGCATTCGCATACTCTGCTACTAGTGCGTTAGTAGAAGCCAGCATGCCGCCTACACCTAAGCCGGTTAGAAAGCGGAATATCAACAGGTGATCCAACGAATCAGCAAAAGCGCTGGCGGTCATACCTATGGTCATTACTGTCAAGCAGCCTAATATAGTTGGGCGACGGCCAAAGCGGTCGGCTAAATTACCCAATGTAATAGAGCCGATGGCCATACCGATAAGCTCCATTGCTAAGACTATACCTAACGCAGCACGGTCAATATTCCATTCCGAAGCAATTCCGGGAGAAGCAAAGCTGATTGCGAGTACATCAAAACCATCTAAAGCATTGAGTAATATACACATGACCACTGCAAAAATTTGGAATCGATGCATTGGCGATTGTTCGATCATAGGTCTTGGATCGTTGATCATTTTTTTATTTGCCTCAGTGGCTATTTTTAGAAACAGAGTTTAAATATATAACCAATTGAATTTTCTTAATTCAAATTTACCAATCAAGCTTTACTTATGCATTTTATGACACTTATCTTAGGTCAAAGTAATCGCCAGAGGGACAAGTATTCACTGTGCCGATGCTGCTTGGTTGGCGTCTAGTTACGCTCGTTTAAAGTTGTTACCCACTCCGTCCCTGCGGTGTAGAGATTGATAGTTCCGAAACTATCTCAATTTGTACATTAATCATCTTTGACTTTCGCCACCAATCATAAAAGGTAACAAATCCATTACTTTTAATTTACGTTGTTAACCGGTACTTACAAAAAGTAAGTTGAGTTAAACATTATCCATTAGATTGCATCGACCTGCTATTTTGAAGAAGTGAATCAATATAATACCCGAAGTCCCATTTTACCTGTGCTTCAAAGTTCTTTAGATGCTGACTTTTGATTGTCAAAGTGGTTGTTTTAATAGCATAGCTGCAACCATCAAAAATGGACATCAAAAATGGACATGCTAAAAAATTAGTCGGTTAAAATTGTTCGACAGAATCCTTTGGTGTGATTTTCTGTGCTAAAAAAGCCATAAAGCAGTTTGTAAAATCAGTCACTCACAAACTGCTAATACGCTTCAGTTTCGAAAATAAGATTGGGCCGTCCAACCCAACTTATTTAATCTGAACTTAGGGTATTTACAAATCTAATACCAATCTTGGGCTTTTAGAGCGTGAGCAGCAGGGGGTTATTTTTTGCATCTGCTGCTTTTCTTCATCGGTTAGAAATACATCTTTGTGATCGGCTTGACCTTCTAACAAACCCGTCACACAAGTACCGCAGACTCCTTCTTCGCAAGCAACCGGAATGAAAATTCCGTTGTCTTCCAATACATTAAGTATTGAGCAATCTGCCGGAACATTAAGTACTTGTCCACTGCTGTTGATCAGTATTTCAAAACTTTGATCATCAGTATGGTCAATCGGCGCAGCAGAGAAGTATTCGCGATGTAATTGTTCATTTGCCCAACCTGCCTGCAGCGCCTTGCTTAAGATGTCTTCTATGAAAGACACTGGACCACATACATACAGATGATTGTCAGATTGAGCATTTACCAATAGTGGTTCAACATTTAGCCTATTGGCACTGTCACCGTTAGTGAAGTGAAAATGAGCTTTGTCAGCCCATGAAGATTGTTCAATACGCGCTAAATAGGGGGTTAGTGCCTGGCTACGACTGCAGAAATACAATTCAAAGTCTTGTTGGGTTGCTGCTAATTGCTCAGCCATGGCTAAGATAGGAGTAATGCCTATACCTGCCGCAAACAGCAAGGTTTTTCTCGCCCCTGATACCAGCGGGAAATGATTATTAGGTTCGCTGATAGTTAACGTATCGCCAAGTTTGATCAGTTTATGCATGGCTTTAGAGCCACCACGACTATTTGCATCATTCAGCACAGCAATTTCGTAATAGTCCGAGCCAATTGGCGTGCACAATGAGTATTGCCTGATCAAGCCATTTGGGAGGTGCACATCAATGTGCGCACCCGCTTGGTATTTAGGTAACGACTCGGCATTCTTGGCAGCTAATTGCAGTCTTACTACTTGTTCAGTTAACTGTTCTCTATTTATTACCGTGACATCAATCATCGCTATTCACCATTAGGTCGATTTGCAGCCTGCTCTTGTTTGATTGCTCGTTCGATCATCCTACGTGCCTGAACACCACCGGCATCAATATCTAGCTTAAGAATTTTTTTGTCAGGATAGCGCAATAAGTTTTGTTGCTGTTGCTCCAAAACCTCTAAATCTTCAGCAAATATCTCACCTTGTCCGGTTCTGATTGTATCTGTAAGCGCAGTGTCTTGCGGTTTGAAGTCTCTAGCCATACCCCAGAAGTACCAGATGGACGTGTCGCTTTCAGGGGTGATGAAATCAACTACTATACTGCTGGCTTTATGCGCTTTGTCTGCGTTATATCCGCCTTTTCCAGCGTGGGCAACGCCAACTTCAATCATTATGTGACTTGGCAAATTAAAGCGACAAATTTGCCAGCGGTCTACAGGCACATCATCGGCAAGTTCGTTAGCACGCAACGCAGCAGCCCAAAACGGGGGGGCCATAACATTTTCCATAAAACGGCTGGTGACAACACTTTGACCTTCCATCTTAGTAGAAACTGGAGACTCATCAATTTCCTTTTGACCTATGCTACTGGCATGAACATAGGTCTCATGGGTTAAATCCATTAAATTATCAATCATTAAGCGGTAATCGCAATTGATGTGGTACAAGCCACCACCATAGCCCCAATTAGGATTTTCTGCCCATTCCAGTACAGGTAGTAATTCTTCTTTAGCTAAGGCTTTATCACCGGGCCACAACCAAATAAAGCCATAGCGTTCAACCACGGCATAACTCTTGATACAAGGAAAACCCTGCACCCGTTGATTCGGCATACTTTTCGTTTCGCCATCATCACCCATGCGCAAACCATGATAGCCACATACGAGTTGACCATTTTCAACTGTTCCCAACGATAAAGGAGCGCCTCGATGAGGGCAAAAATCTTCCAAGGCAACAACTTTCCCTTGCTCGTTGCGGAAAAAAACAAGGCGTATTCCGCATATCTGACGAGCAAAAGGTTTATCAGTAATCTCGTCAGGTGTAAAAGCGACATACCAAGTATTCATAGGGTGATTTTGCAATGACATAAACTTTACCTTTCATTAACTTTGGATCCAGTCTAGTCATAGATGAGCAAATAAACAACTATTTTTGGCTGTTATTGGATCCAAATTATCAATTTTATCACGATTACTGCCTCTAGTATTTGCTCGTTAAAGCCACAAAAATAGATTAACTAAATGATTTTATGAGAATATTTTTAATTTTGGCCAAAATGATGAATTGGATCCAAAAAACCTAAAAATGAGCTTATACTAGGGTAACTCTTTCAGCAAAATCCACGTAATTGGAATGATAAATGACACATGATGGGCAAGGAGTCGTGAGTATCTTGCGAGACAAGATAGTGTCTGGCGAGTTTACCGCCGGTGAACGTTTAGCGGAAATTCCGACTGCTGAGTTGCTGGGCATTTCGAGAACCCCAATAAGGATAGCTTTTCGCGCACTTGAGCAAGAAGGCTTACTGACCAAGTTGCCAAGACGGGGATACATGGTAAGGAAAGTCACTCATAGTGAAATATCAGGTTCAATTGAAGTCCGAGGGGTGCTCGAGGGCTTAGCAGCCCGACAAGCGGCCGAAAAGGGATTGGATGAACTCACCATCGAAGGCTTGAAAAAATGCTTGCTAGAAGGTGATAAATTATTTGAGAAAGGATATATAAATCAACAAGATATTGAGGCGTACAATGTGTTGAATAAACGCTTTCACAGCCTGATTTTGCAAGCCAGTGGAAATCCAGCGATTCAATCGGCTTTGCAGCTTAACGAGCATCTGCCTTTCGCGTCAGTCTCGGCACTGGCATTTAATCCATCACAACTTGATCGTGAATTCCGTCGCTTTAACTATGCACACATGCAACATCATGCGGTATTTGAAGCTTTAATGAAGCGCCAAAGTGCTCGCTCAGAATCGATAATGCGCGAGCATGCGAACTCAACCTTGAGTTACGCAGAACAATTTGATGTCAATGGTTCCTATAAATTGGTGGATTCATCACTGTAGAAAATAGAGTGACAACTGCATGGGTCGTGGTAATAAACAGTCGTGTTGATCAGTGTCAGGAAACTTAATTTAGTGTGATTAAAATTGCCGACTGCTTTTCATAGGTTGGCAATAGCATCGGGACTTTGCTTAATTATAGATATTTGTTTTCCGTCTTCTTCAGCATGGTTATAAAGCTGATTAAGCGCTCGACTGCGGCGAGTCATTTCATCCCTTAAAAAAGTTGGCTCAATCACTTCTATGGAGTCTGCAAACATAGATAAAAAATTTGCGATGTAAAATCCATCTGGCTTTTGCTTTTTAAAATGCTTTGGAAATAAGACTGCATCAGCAATTTCCCAAACATCGCTGCTAACGGATTTCACTTCTAATTGGGCACCCAGCTGTTAATTTGTACTTAAAACTGATCCACGATTTGCATCTAAAACTGATCCACCCAAGTAGTCTTATATGACCATAATCATGTTTTAGTTTCTAGCGCTTTTTCTCCTTTGATTTTTTCGTAGATTCTTTAAATCTATAGCTGTCATTACCCGTTTCGATGATGTGGCAATGATGGGTTAATCTGTCTAGCAAGGCTGTTGTCAGTTTTGCATCACCAAACACGTTTGACCATTCAGTGAAGTTCAGATTGGTGGTGATAAGTCCTCATAAAGGTTTTTAACGGTTTTGCGCTATTTCCTGCGTCGCCTGGCTTCACGTTTAAGCCAGCTAATAAGCAGTTCTTCGAACTCGTCGACTTTGCCCAAGGTCTGCCGCTTAGTGTAAACAGGCTCAGCAATGTCCTTTTTGAGATAACGACGTACTGTATTGCGAGACAATCCAGTGCGTTTAGTAATTTCTCGTTGGGACAGCCCATCACGAAAATACCATCGACGCATAACACTTAATAATGACACATCTATCACTCCACATTCTCCTGCTTAGAGGCGGCAGGAGGTATTAAATATGTGGATCAGTTTTAGATGCAAATTAGGGGGTAAAGTGGATCAGTTTTGGATGCAAATTAACACCTGACTGCTTAGTGGGCTCTATTACAAAAACAGATGGCTATTATAGAGATAATATTGGAAAATATTCTGTTGTGAATAGATTTGAAGTACAAACTCAATTAGATCCAAAAATACCAGCGTTGGCATTTGGAAGAATTCATGTTTTTACTACAAACTTATCAGATACAAAAACAATTCTTAATACGATAACTTCTCATCAGTTAAATAAGTTCAGGCCTTTTAGTTTGTATAAGCAAAAGTTGAATTCTAATTATCCATTACATAATTCAATCTGGTGGCCAGAAGTTGAAGATGGCGTTAATTACGGGGAAAGCTAATAACGACTATGGTTTGCTAATTGGATTCGAGAAGAAAATGAATGGGAGCTTTAATATTCCCAATTATCGGAATTGTTTAGTTTGGTCACGGTGTGGTCACAGATTTTTTTAGTTAGTGGATACTACAATCAAAAGGCCTTTAAAAATGGCGCACCCGACAGGATTCGAACCTGTGACCTCTGCCTCCGGAGGGCAGCGCTCTATCCAGCTGAGCTACGGGTGCACTTGTGGATGGACGATTCTAATGTAATACGGTTTTTTTTCCACTGTTATTTAACGGATCTGCTTTTTCTTTATCGATTATTATTTTGAGAGGAATAATTCTATCAATCAAGCGTTCGAATTTTAACCGCTCACCCCTAAATTTCAATGTGGGCACTCACTCACATTGGCTAGTTTTGTGATAGGACGATTTTGACCACTAAAAAGGTCTTTACGGTGGGAAGATTTTTAGCAATCAAAGGCAGCGCAGAAAAATTCTAACGACGTATAGAGTTGCTCTTCATTTATATCTGATCTTACATTTTGCGCAAAGCCACACAGCAAAGTGATCAGTACGTCTGTTAACTCATTGCCATTTTCAGAGCCGAGTTCATTTAGTCGCTGGTTTAATTTATTTTGCAACGAATGTTGGCTGGCAGATATTTCTTGAATGATGTTCGGCTGTTTACAAAACGTATTTCCCAGTAACAATAAACAACCTGTTTTTTGGTTAGTATTGAGATAGAAATCTAGTGATTTTTCTAGCGTATTTCGGAACACTTGTGCGGGATTCTCGGAGTCTCGCAGGCTTTGCTCCAGCACATCGAAATAGCCGTCACAGTAACGCTGTAAAACCTGTAAGAAAAGTTGTTCTTTATTGCCAAAAGTCGCATACAAACTTGTGGGCGGGATATCTAGTTCGTTGCATAACTGTGCAACAGAGACATTCTCAAAACCCTGTTGTTGAAATAGTTTTAATGCAGTGTTCAGGCCTATATCTGGGTCTAACTTGCGTGGTCTTCCACGTGCAGTTTTCTTATTTGTATTGGTCACTATAATAATCTACTGAGCTCGGGGTGTATTAATATATCATGAACTACAAAAGCATTATAAATATGACTTTGCTTCAACTAATCTAATTATATTAAATATTCATTTAGGGGCAAAAAATCTGCTGGGTAAAATTAAAGTATTAATCGCTACATAAATTTATTGGAATTATAATGCATATATGTAGCGATCACTATCAAATTGATATTTTACTGTTCTAAAATACTTTTCTTGTAAAGCTCCAATGCATGAATGTTATCTTTTTGCGCTTCTTTTATTTGTGCCAGCAACAAAACATCTCTTCGATTATTGTCTAATTTTATTGCTTTAGTTAATGCCTTTTCAGCTAATAAAACGTCGTTCATATTAAGGGCTAATTGACCTAAAGTAGACAATAATTCGACATTTTTATCATCCGACTTTAGCCAGCCTTCTAGCTGCTTAATTGCTGCAT
Above is a window of Aliiglaciecola sp. LCG003 DNA encoding:
- a CDS encoding GntR family transcriptional regulator, with translation MTHDGQGVVSILRDKIVSGEFTAGERLAEIPTAELLGISRTPIRIAFRALEQEGLLTKLPRRGYMVRKVTHSEISGSIEVRGVLEGLAARQAAEKGLDELTIEGLKKCLLEGDKLFEKGYINQQDIEAYNVLNKRFHSLILQASGNPAIQSALQLNEHLPFASVSALAFNPSQLDREFRRFNYAHMQHHAVFEALMKRQSARSESIMREHANSTLSYAEQFDVNGSYKLVDSSL
- a CDS encoding PDR/VanB family oxidoreductase, producing the protein MIDVTVINREQLTEQVVRLQLAAKNAESLPKYQAGAHIDVHLPNGLIRQYSLCTPIGSDYYEIAVLNDANSRGGSKAMHKLIKLGDTLTISEPNNHFPLVSGARKTLLFAAGIGITPILAMAEQLAATQQDFELYFCSRSQALTPYLARIEQSSWADKAHFHFTNGDSANRLNVEPLLVNAQSDNHLYVCGPVSFIEDILSKALQAGWANEQLHREYFSAAPIDHTDDQSFEILINSSGQVLNVPADCSILNVLEDNGIFIPVACEEGVCGTCVTGLLEGQADHKDVFLTDEEKQQMQKITPCCSRSKSPRLVLDL
- a CDS encoding TetR/AcrR family transcriptional regulator, whose translation is MTNTNKKTARGRPRKLDPDIGLNTALKLFQQQGFENVSVAQLCNELDIPPTSLYATFGNKEQLFLQVLQRYCDGYFDVLEQSLRDSENPAQVFRNTLEKSLDFYLNTNQKTGCLLLLGNTFCKQPNIIQEISASQHSLQNKLNQRLNELGSENGNELTDVLITLLCGFAQNVRSDINEEQLYTSLEFFCAAFDC
- a CDS encoding aromatic ring-hydroxylating dioxygenase subunit alpha, yielding MSLQNHPMNTWYVAFTPDEITDKPFARQICGIRLVFFRNEQGKVVALEDFCPHRGAPLSLGTVENGQLVCGYHGLRMGDDGETKSMPNQRVQGFPCIKSYAVVERYGFIWLWPGDKALAKEELLPVLEWAENPNWGYGGGLYHINCDYRLMIDNLMDLTHETYVHASSIGQKEIDESPVSTKMEGQSVVTSRFMENVMAPPFWAAALRANELADDVPVDRWQICRFNLPSHIMIEVGVAHAGKGGYNADKAHKASSIVVDFITPESDTSIWYFWGMARDFKPQDTALTDTIRTGQGEIFAEDLEVLEQQQQNLLRYPDKKILKLDIDAGGVQARRMIERAIKQEQAANRPNGE
- a CDS encoding winged helix-turn-helix transcriptional regulator, whose product is MIDVSLLSVMRRWYFRDGLSQREITKRTGLSRNTVRRYLKKDIAEPVYTKRQTLGKVDEFEELLISWLKREARRRRK
- a CDS encoding MFS transporter produces the protein MINDPRPMIEQSPMHRFQIFAVVMCILLNALDGFDVLAISFASPGIASEWNIDRAALGIVLAMELIGMAIGSITLGNLADRFGRRPTILGCLTVMTIGMTASAFADSLDHLLIFRFLTGLGVGGMLASTNALVAEYANAKYRNLAVILMAAGYPIGAILGGSVATVLLDYYSWHAIFVFGGIVTGLFLIVSFFYLPESINFLVTKQPQNALSKINHYLQKMAHTPIAQLPEKSVSHNASSFKLLISGQYRSITILLVAAYFTHIMTFYYILKWIPKIVVDIGFEPSSAGSVLVWANVGGAIGAILLGLFASRFQLRPLLIGILVLSFCMVVIFGLGPQSLFNLSLISAATGFFTNAGVVGLYALMAEAFPAEVRGSGTGLVIGIGRGGAALGPVIAGYLFVSGFDLMDVSIAMGLGALFSAAALFYLGRVMQARLSNSPA